Proteins encoded in a region of the Salminus brasiliensis chromosome 2, fSalBra1.hap2, whole genome shotgun sequence genome:
- the drd4-rs gene encoding dopamine receptor D4 related sequence, with amino-acid sequence MGLSQDVDYRQASEPGGTMASNVTPSHGSEEAHEQYNYLALVCGVPLILIIILGNVLVCLSVLTERSLKTATNYFIVSLAVADLLLAVLVLPLYVYSEFLGGKWTLSMYICDALMTMDVMLCTASILNLCAISVDRYIAVVVPLKYNRNQFSVRQLALITATWVLSLGVASPVIFGLNQVPNRNTHVCKLEDNNFVVYSSVCSFFVPCPVMLLLYYWMFRGLKRWSSGRSRSRLNRAPGGRHSLSLRLGAALQREKGRAREKVVYLMPGGLSPTSLSATPASPLSPTSPVTLSPDEQQEGHSPMADSDPMTTQMDSVSDAENVEKATEGGSMRENGLGKNHEARRVRRHSKTSRVSGRERKAMKVLPVVVGVFLACWTPFFVVHVTKVLCESCDIGPTLISVVTWLGYVNSAVNPIIYTAFNAEFRNVFHKLLCCRSGD; translated from the exons ATGGGACTTTCTCAAG ATGTTGACTACAGACAAGCGTCAGAACCCGGGGGCACCATGGCCAGTAATGTGACGCCCAGCCACGGGTCAGAAGAGGCCCATGAACAGTACAACTACCTGGCTTTGGTGTGTGGTGTGCCTCTCATCCTCATCATAATCTTGGGCAACGTCCTGGTCTGCCTCAGCGTACTGACGGAGAGGTCCCTCAAAACTGCCACCAACTATTTCATCGTGAGCCTGGCTGTAGCGGACCTGCTACTGGCAGTTCTAGTCCTGCCACTGTATGTGTACTCAGAG ttCCTTGGAGGGAAGTGGACTCTGAGCATGTATATTTGTGACGCTTTGATGACCATGGATGTTATGCTCTGCACTGCTTCTATCCTAAATCTGTGCGCAATCAGTGTCGACAG GTACATCGCAGTGGTGGTCCCTCTGAAATACAATCGGAACCAGTTTAGCGTTCGTCAGCTGGCCCTGATCACAGCCACGTGGGTGCTTTCCCTGGGTGTGGCCAGTCCTGTCATATTTGGGCTGAATCAGGTGCCAAACAGGAACACACATGTGTGTAAGCTGGAAGACAACAACTTTGTGGTCTACTCCTCTGTGTGCTCTTTCTTTGTACCATGCCCTGTGATGCTCCTGCTCTACTACTGGATGTTCAGGGGCCTGAAGCGCTGGAGCTCAGGCCGCAGCCGCTCACGCCTCAACCGGGCCCCTGGGGGCCGCCACAGTCTGTCCCTACGGCTGGGGGCGGCACTGCAGAGGGAGAAGGGCAGGGCCAGGGAGAAGGTGGTGTACCTCATGCCGGGAGGCCTTAGCCCCACCTCACTCTCTGCCACACCTGCTAGTCCACTGTCACCTACCAGCCCGGTTACGCTGAGCCCAGACGAGCAACAGGAGGGGCACAGCCCGATGGCCGACAGTGACCCGATGACCacgcagatggacagtgtgtcGGATGCAGAAAATGTGGAGAAGGCCACTGAAGGTGGAAGCATGCGGGAGAATGGCTTGGGGAAGAACCACGAGGCTCGTAGGGTGCGTAGACACAGCAAGACCAGCAGAGTGAGCGGACGTGAACGCAAAGCCATGAAGGTGTTACCTGTCGTAGTGG gtgtgttCCTGGCCTGCTGGACTCCTTTCTTTGTAGTTCACGTGACCAAAGTACTCTGCGAGTCATGTGACATTGGACCAACGCTGATCAGTGTGGTCACGTGGCTTGGCTACGTCAACAGTGCCGTGAACCCCATCATTTACACAGCCTTCAACGCTGAGTTCAGGAACGTCTTTCACAAACTCCTGTGCTGTCGATCAGGAGACTGA